One region of Strongyloides ratti genome assembly S_ratti_ED321, chromosome : X genomic DNA includes:
- a CDS encoding Protein capicua homolog: MGKEKQLCYKILCSLPFSMYKHRIINLMYTASMDTSKDYSAIGLNKPATSDGTSLQTPEVNGTEQSLTDKNNFENSIIQMPLSVGSQDNHQESLINNCNSGQESFEADSGKTSYHMSSVLDDWSGTNVIAKISQNPIIYQCGVIDNITEDNDVAVKFDNGKIITYDNVLKQGYEFTDIVPDCVPPLENIIVNKKVLIRQNMNEKIFKIGTVISVHCKPSISINVIWRTEENEIKETSLSRANVRALKPPWYMDIFSHTSSANDNSLKVDNISSATEINNNESLLLSLPPIFNFSSTSLKDIVKEKDEVASSSTSCKNVTSQPFDKEKHKTDGSLQLNIVSPTTCNDYMQKYKKGEVITTPGGIRKKFNGKQWRRLCSKDGCSKESQRRGYCSRHLSKGRLNLPRLEPHQQIPIPNEQHLLGIPQPLASAPGGLFNWNTGPGRNIPVNLPRLNIPTQLPHTQGLRIGGGGPSSVTPTGQKSQLDNWISSITSPLFGDLFSHNKIDSGLNILKELRKTSLPNLTGNNHDIGQGPHIESFIYNHNNNNNNNIRTSRENNINTVNNILESFTSDGLQINNHRQKQITDSQIVPMDLSTSNPFINPLQLLPFLKIPSFSTSIHPFFSCIKKEGQISGTEINNPNTPDNKSNDEKDSPSKNLHGSICNNSTSFNSSTAKK; encoded by the exons aTGGGGAAAGAGAAACaattatgttataaaattcttt GTAGTTTGCCTTTCTCTATGTATAAGCATAggataattaatttaatgtatACTGCTTCAATGGATACTTCAAAAGATTATTCCGCTATAGGATTAAATAAGCCAGCAACGTCTGATGGAACATCTTTACAAACTCCTGAGGTAAATGGAACAGAACAATCATTAAcagataaaaataactttgaAAATAGTATCATACAAATGCCTTTGTCAGTAGGTTCACAAGATAATCATCAAGAAAGcttaattaataattgtaatagTGGACAAG AAAGTTTTGAAGCTGACTCAGGTAAAACATCTTATCATATGTCATCTGTATTAGATGATTGGTCTGGAACAAATGTTATTGCCAAAATTTCACAAAATCCAATCATTTATCAATGTGGTGTGATTGACAATATTACAGAGGATAATGATGTCGCTGTAAAG tttGATAACGGCAAAATAATAACCTATGATAATGTATTAAAACAAGGCTACGAGTTTACGGATATTGTACCCGATTGTGTACCACCGCTTGAAAAT attatagtaaataaaaaagttttaatacgCCAAAATatgaatgaaaaaatttttaaaattggaACTGTAATATCTGTTCATTGTAAACCATCAATCAGTATTAATGTTATATGGAGGACAGAAGAAAATGAGATAAAAGAAACAAGTTTATCTCGAGCTAATGTAAGAGCATTGAAACCTCCATGGTATATGGATATTTTTTCACATACATCTTCTGCAAATGATAACTCTCTTAAAGTTGACAATATATCATCTGCTActgaaattaataataatgagtCTTTATTATTGTCACTTCCAcctatatttaattttagcAGTACttcattaaaagatattgtaaaagaaaaagatgaAGTGGCCTCATCATCCACATCATGTAAAAATGTAACTTCACAACCATTTGACAAGGAAAAACATAAAACGGATGGTTCTTTGCAACTTAATATTGTTTCCCCAACAACTTGTAATGATTATATGCAG aaatataaaaaagggGAAGTAATTACAACACCAGGAggaattagaaaaaaatttaatggtAAGCAATGGAGAAGACTTTGCTCTAAAGATGGATGTAGCAAAGAAAGCCAAAGGAGAGGATATTGTTCTAGACATTTATCTAAAGGTAGACTTAATTTACCACGATTAGAACCTCATCAACAAATACCAATTCCAAATGAACAACATTTATTAGGAATTCCACAACCTTTAGCAAGTGCACCTGGTGGTTTATTTAATTGGAATACGGGACCAGGTAGAAATATTCCTGTAAATTTACCAAGACTTAATATACCAACTCAATTACCCCATACACAGGGACTTCGAATTGGAGGTGGTGGACCTTCTTCAGTTACACCTACCGGACAAAAGTCGCAATTGGATAATTGGATTTCATCAATTACCTCACCGTTATTTGGAGATTTATTTTctcataataaaattgattcaGGTTTAAATATCCTTAAAGAACTCCGAAAAACGTCGCTTCCAAATTTAACAGGGAACAATCACGATATTGGACAAGGACCTCATATTGAATCCTTTATTTAcaatcataataataataataataataatattagaaCATCAagagaaaataatataaacactgttaacaatattttagaatCATTTACCTCTGATggattacaaataaataatcataGACAAAAACAAATAACAGATTCGCAAATTGTTCCAATGGATTTGTCAACATCAAATCCATTTATTAATCCTTTACAATTATTgccatttttaaaaattcctTCATTTAGTACATCAATTCATCCATTTTTTTcatgtattaaaaaagaaggaCAAATTTCAGGGacagaaataaataatccaAATACACCAGACAATAAAAGTAACGATGAAAAAGATAGTCCATCGAAAAATTTACATGGAAGCATTTGTAATAATTCAACATCATTCAATTCATCAACTgctaaaaaatga